The following proteins are co-located in the Bradyrhizobium sp. AZCC 2176 genome:
- a CDS encoding aspartate carbamoyltransferase catalytic subunit, protein MTPASKSTFVLGHRHLLGIEGLSAADISGLLDLSEEYVELNRQVDKKRTSLRGRTQVNLFFEASTRTQSSFELAGKRLGADVMNMSVSSSSIRKGETLMDTAVTLNAMHPDILVVRHHASGAVELLARKVDGSVINAGDGAHEHPTQALLDALTIRRNKGRLEGLVIAICGDVMHSRVARSNILLLNTMGARVRVVAPSTLLPRGIERMGVEVARDMREGLNGADIVMMLRLQRERMNGSFVPSSQEYFHYFGLDQKKLAYAKPDALVMHPGPMNRGVEIDSIVADGAQSLIREQVEMGVAVRMAVLEALARNLPNA, encoded by the coding sequence ATGACCCCTGCATCGAAATCGACCTTCGTCCTCGGGCACCGGCATCTGCTGGGAATCGAGGGGCTTTCCGCTGCCGATATTTCCGGCCTGCTCGACCTTTCCGAGGAATATGTCGAGCTCAACCGCCAGGTGGACAAAAAGCGCACGTCTCTGCGCGGTCGCACCCAGGTGAACCTGTTTTTCGAGGCCTCGACCCGAACCCAATCCTCGTTCGAGCTGGCGGGCAAGCGCCTCGGCGCCGACGTCATGAACATGTCGGTGTCCTCGTCCTCGATCCGCAAGGGCGAGACGCTGATGGATACCGCCGTGACGCTCAACGCCATGCACCCGGATATCCTGGTGGTGCGGCACCACGCCTCCGGCGCGGTGGAACTTTTGGCGCGCAAGGTTGATGGTTCCGTGATCAATGCCGGTGACGGCGCCCACGAGCATCCGACCCAGGCGCTGCTGGATGCGCTGACCATCCGCCGGAATAAAGGCCGGCTCGAAGGGCTCGTGATCGCGATCTGCGGCGACGTGATGCATTCCCGCGTGGCGCGCTCCAATATCCTCCTGCTCAACACCATGGGCGCCCGCGTCCGCGTCGTCGCGCCCTCCACGCTGCTGCCGCGCGGCATCGAGCGGATGGGCGTCGAAGTCGCGCGCGACATGCGCGAGGGCCTCAATGGCGCCGACATCGTGATGATGCTGCGGTTACAGCGCGAGCGCATGAACGGCTCGTTCGTGCCGTCGAGCCAGGAGTATTTCCATTATTTCGGTCTCGACCAGAAGAAGCTCGCTTACGCCAAACCGGACGCGCTGGTGATGCATCCGGGGCCGATGAACAGAGGGGTCGAAATCGACTCGATCGTGGCGGACGGCGCGCAATCGCTGATCCGCGAACAGGTGGAAATGGGAGTGGCGGTGCGGATGGCGGTGCTCGAAGCGCTCGCCCGCAACCTGCCGAACGCGTGA
- a CDS encoding SDR family oxidoreductase: MRLANKTALITGGNSGIGLATARLFVAEGARVVITGRNQATLDAAAKELGPNALAVAADATDIAATEAAIGKGAAKFGKYDIVFANAGIAGGTPLGATAREAFERVISTNLTAVFFTVQSALPHLNDNASIILNGSVISVLGIPGYSAYGAAKAGVRAMARIMASELSPRGIRVNVVAPGAIRTPIWGPAIATPEAEKAFEKRIALSTPLGRLGEPDHISKTVLFLASDDSAHIQGQELFVDGGATASPSGAPIYRG, encoded by the coding sequence ATGAGGCTCGCGAACAAGACGGCGTTGATCACCGGAGGCAACAGCGGCATCGGGCTTGCGACCGCAAGGCTGTTCGTGGCCGAAGGCGCCAGGGTCGTCATAACGGGGCGAAATCAGGCGACGCTCGATGCCGCCGCCAAGGAGCTGGGTCCAAACGCGTTAGCGGTGGCGGCCGACGCCACCGACATTGCCGCCACCGAAGCCGCGATCGGGAAGGGGGCCGCCAAGTTCGGCAAATACGACATCGTATTCGCCAATGCCGGTATCGCAGGCGGTACGCCGCTTGGCGCCACCGCGCGCGAGGCTTTTGAAAGGGTCATCAGTACCAACCTCACCGCTGTGTTCTTTACCGTGCAATCGGCGCTGCCGCATCTCAATGACAATGCCTCGATCATTCTCAACGGCTCTGTCATCTCCGTGCTCGGCATCCCCGGCTATTCGGCCTATGGCGCGGCCAAGGCTGGCGTACGGGCCATGGCGCGGATCATGGCATCGGAACTGTCGCCGCGCGGCATCCGCGTCAATGTCGTGGCGCCCGGCGCGATCCGCACCCCGATCTGGGGTCCGGCGATCGCCACGCCGGAAGCCGAAAAGGCCTTTGAAAAGCGCATCGCGCTTTCGACCCCGCTCGGCCGCTTGGGCGAACCCGACCATATCTCGAAGACGGTGCTGTTCCTCGCCTCGGACGATTCGGCGCATATCCAGGGCCAGGAATTGTTCGTCGATGGCGGTGCCACGGCTTCGCCGAGCGGTGCGCCGATCTATCGGGGCTAA
- the dprA gene encoding DNA-processing protein DprA produces the protein MHDRTQLAPHISETDRIDRLRLIRSDNVGPRTFNSLLNHFGDARTALERLPDLARRGGAARSGRICSEEEARAEIAAAKRIGVSLVAPGEAAYPPRLATLDDAPPLLGVRGALDVPARPMIAIVGSRNASGAGLKFASQLARDLGDAGFVVISGLARGIDQAAHRATVESGTVAVLAGGHDRIYPPEHENLLAALLERGGAISEMPLGHVPRARDFPRRNRLISGASLGVVVIEAAHRSGSLITARMAAEQGREVFAVPGSPLDPRAAGTNDLIKQGAALVTEASDVINAVQPILERPVVLEAREGDDEPLDFDTDPSERERIVSLLGPSPVSLDDLIRMSGLSATIVRTVLLELELAGRLERHGGGLVSMV, from the coding sequence ATGCATGACCGGACACAACTCGCGCCCCACATCTCCGAGACCGACCGGATCGACCGGCTGCGCCTGATCCGCAGCGACAATGTCGGGCCGCGGACCTTTAACTCGCTGCTTAACCACTTCGGCGACGCGCGCACAGCGCTGGAGCGGCTGCCCGATCTGGCGCGGCGCGGCGGCGCGGCGCGTTCAGGGCGCATCTGCAGCGAGGAGGAAGCACGGGCTGAGATCGCCGCGGCGAAGAGGATCGGCGTCTCGCTGGTCGCGCCGGGCGAAGCCGCCTATCCGCCAAGGCTAGCGACGCTCGACGATGCGCCTCCCCTGCTCGGCGTGCGCGGCGCGCTCGATGTGCCGGCGCGGCCGATGATTGCGATCGTCGGCTCGCGCAACGCCTCCGGCGCCGGCTTGAAATTCGCCAGCCAGTTGGCGCGCGATCTCGGCGACGCCGGCTTTGTCGTCATCTCGGGGCTGGCGCGCGGCATCGATCAGGCCGCGCATCGCGCGACGGTCGAAAGCGGCACCGTCGCGGTGCTGGCGGGCGGACACGACCGGATCTATCCGCCGGAGCACGAGAATTTACTGGCGGCGCTGCTTGAACGCGGCGGCGCGATTTCCGAAATGCCGCTGGGCCACGTGCCGCGCGCCCGCGATTTCCCCCGCCGCAATCGCCTGATATCAGGCGCGTCGCTTGGCGTCGTCGTGATCGAGGCCGCGCATCGCTCGGGCTCGTTGATCACGGCGCGGATGGCGGCCGAACAGGGCCGCGAGGTGTTTGCGGTGCCCGGCTCGCCGCTCGACCCGCGCGCCGCCGGCACTAATGATCTGATCAAGCAGGGCGCGGCGCTGGTCACCGAAGCCAGTGACGTCATCAACGCCGTTCAACCGATCCTGGAGCGCCCGGTCGTGCTCGAGGCGCGCGAAGGCGACGACGAACCGCTCGACTTCGATACCGACCCAAGCGAGCGCGAACGCATCGTCTCGCTGCTCGGGCCGAGCCCCGTCAGCCTCGACGACCTGATCCGAATGTCGGGGCTATCAGCCACCATCGTTCGCACGGTGCTGCTCGAGCTCGAGCTCGCCGGACGGCTGGAGCGTCACGGCGGCGGGCTGGTATCGATGGTCTGA
- a CDS encoding amidase, with amino-acid sequence MISLAELQRRIDAGDLSADAAIAQSLEATSVHEKSIGAFVCRDERPRAQTAGPLRGIAVGIKDIMDTADFPTEMGSPIYRGYRPRGDAAVVMMLKQAGATIIGKTTTTAFASVDPTPTLNPRNHGHTPGGSSSGSAAAVAAGMIPLALGTQTGGSVIRPASFCGVAAIKPSYRLLPTVGVKCYSWTLDTVGLFATGVDDVARGLAAMTGRPELLLPPSIPTPRIGIVTQDFAGAPEASGGEALRIATRAAEKAGASVRALDLPEIIAEAWQAHSVIQEFEAHQALAWEYGENYDAMAPLLRAKLDESRGMTPTDYDAAMGVADRARHALAKVFEEVDVLLTLSAPGVAPKGLGSTGDARYNRLWTLMGVPCVNVPAHIAEGGLPVGVQVIAGYRADAEALTAARFVEEALRRK; translated from the coding sequence ATGATCTCGCTCGCAGAACTTCAGCGCCGCATCGATGCCGGTGACCTTTCCGCAGACGCTGCGATCGCGCAGTCGCTTGAAGCAACCAGTGTGCATGAAAAGTCCATCGGCGCCTTCGTTTGCCGGGACGAACGTCCTCGCGCGCAAACCGCCGGGCCGCTGCGCGGGATTGCGGTCGGTATCAAGGACATCATGGATACGGCGGATTTCCCGACCGAAATGGGTTCGCCGATCTACCGGGGATATCGGCCGCGCGGCGACGCAGCCGTGGTGATGATGCTGAAACAGGCGGGCGCGACCATCATCGGCAAGACCACGACGACGGCATTCGCCTCCGTGGATCCGACGCCGACGCTCAATCCGCGCAACCATGGCCACACGCCGGGCGGATCGTCGTCCGGCTCGGCGGCAGCAGTGGCGGCCGGCATGATTCCGCTCGCATTAGGCACGCAGACTGGCGGCTCGGTGATCCGGCCGGCCTCGTTCTGCGGCGTCGCCGCGATCAAGCCGTCCTACCGCCTGCTGCCGACCGTCGGCGTGAAGTGCTATTCGTGGACGCTCGATACCGTCGGCCTGTTTGCGACCGGCGTCGATGACGTGGCGCGCGGGCTTGCCGCGATGACGGGCCGGCCCGAACTGCTGCTGCCGCCGAGCATTCCGACGCCGCGCATCGGCATCGTGACGCAGGATTTCGCCGGCGCGCCGGAAGCGTCAGGCGGCGAGGCGTTACGAATCGCGACGCGGGCGGCGGAGAAGGCAGGCGCCTCGGTGCGGGCGCTTGATTTGCCGGAGATCATTGCGGAGGCGTGGCAAGCCCATTCGGTGATCCAGGAATTCGAAGCACATCAGGCGCTGGCCTGGGAGTACGGTGAAAACTACGACGCAATGGCGCCGCTGCTGCGCGCAAAGCTGGACGAGAGCAGGGGCATGACACCGACCGACTATGACGCGGCAATGGGCGTAGCGGACCGCGCCAGGCACGCGCTCGCAAAAGTGTTCGAAGAGGTGGACGTGCTACTGACCTTGTCGGCGCCCGGCGTGGCGCCCAAGGGATTGGGCTCGACCGGCGACGCCCGTTACAACCGTCTCTGGACGCTGATGGGCGTGCCCTGCGTCAATGTACCCGCGCACATCGCGGAAGGCGGATTACCGGTCGGTGTGCAGGTGATTGCGGGATATCGCGCCGATGCCGAGGCGTTGACGGCGGCGCGATTTGTTGAGGAGGCGCTGCGGCGGAAGTAG
- the topA gene encoding type I DNA topoisomerase → MNIVIVESPAKAKTINKYLGASYEVLASFGHVRDLPAKNGSVDPDANFQMIWEVDPKAAGRLNDIAKALKGASRLILATDPDREGEAISWHVLEVMKEKRALKDQKIERVVFNAITKQAVTDAMKAPRQIDGALVDAYMARRALDYLVGFTLSPVLWRKLPGARSAGRVQSVALRLVCDRELEIEKFVPREYWSLVATLTTPRGDSFEARLVGADGKKIQRLDIGSGAEAEDLKNAIEAANFTVSTVEAKPARRNPQAPFTTSTLQQEASRKLGFAPAHTMRIAQRLYEGIDIGGETTGLITYMRTDGVQIDGSAITQARKVIGEDYGNAYVPDAPRQYQTKAKNAQEAHEAIRPTDLSRRPAEMRRRLDTDQAKLYELIWIRTIASQMESAELERTTVDIAAKAGSRVLELRASGQVIKFDGFLALYQEGKDDDGDDEDSRRLPAMSQGEALKRQNLAVTQHFTEPPPRFSEASLVKRMEELGIGRPSTYASILQVLKDRGYVKLEKKRLHGEDKGRVVVAFLENFFARYVEYDFTAALEEQLDRISNNEISWQQVLKEFWIGFIGAVNDIKDLRVAEVLDALDDMLGPHIYPARADGGDIRQCPTCGTGRLNLKAGKFGAFVGCSNYPECRYTRPLAADSEASADRVLGKDPETDLDVTVKAGRFGPYIQLGEQKDYAEGEKPRRAGIPKNMSPGDMELDLALKLLSLPREIGKHPETGEPITAGIGRFGPFVRHEKTYASLEAGDEVFDIGLNRAVTLIAEKIAKGPSGRRFGADPGKPLGEHPSLGGVAVKNGRYGAYVTAGGVNATIPSDKTPETITLAEAIALIDERAAKGGGKPKRGAKKAAPKKAAAKTAVSDAPKPAKKTAAKKAVVKPKSEAVSKARAPVASAAKTSAAKPAPKTPAKKSAGKVRG, encoded by the coding sequence ATGAATATCGTCATCGTGGAGTCGCCGGCGAAAGCCAAGACTATCAATAAGTATTTGGGCGCCTCCTACGAGGTTCTGGCCTCGTTCGGCCATGTCCGCGACCTCCCTGCCAAGAACGGATCGGTCGATCCGGACGCCAACTTTCAGATGATCTGGGAGGTCGACCCCAAGGCGGCCGGCCGGCTCAACGACATCGCCAAGGCGCTGAAGGGCGCGAGCCGCCTGATTCTGGCGACCGACCCTGATCGCGAGGGCGAAGCGATCTCCTGGCACGTGCTGGAGGTGATGAAGGAGAAGCGCGCGCTGAAAGATCAGAAGATCGAGCGCGTGGTGTTCAACGCCATCACCAAACAGGCGGTGACCGATGCGATGAAGGCGCCGCGGCAGATCGACGGTGCGCTGGTCGACGCCTATATGGCGCGCCGCGCGCTGGACTATCTGGTCGGCTTCACGCTCTCGCCGGTGCTGTGGCGCAAACTGCCGGGCGCGCGCTCGGCGGGCCGCGTGCAGTCGGTCGCGCTGCGGCTGGTCTGCGACCGCGAACTCGAAATCGAAAAATTCGTTCCCCGCGAATACTGGTCGCTGGTCGCGACGTTGACCACGCCGCGCGGCGACAGTTTCGAGGCGCGCCTCGTCGGCGCCGACGGCAAGAAGATCCAGCGTCTCGACATCGGCTCCGGCGCCGAAGCCGAAGACCTCAAGAATGCGATCGAAGCGGCGAACTTCACGGTTTCGACCGTCGAGGCAAAGCCCGCGCGCCGCAATCCGCAGGCGCCCTTCACCACCTCGACGCTGCAGCAGGAAGCCAGCCGCAAGCTTGGCTTTGCGCCGGCACACACCATGCGGATCGCGCAGCGGCTCTATGAGGGCATCGACATCGGCGGTGAGACCACCGGCCTCATCACCTATATGCGAACCGACGGCGTGCAGATCGACGGTTCCGCGATCACGCAGGCACGCAAGGTGATTGGCGAGGATTATGGCAACGCCTATGTGCCTGACGCGCCGCGCCAGTACCAGACCAAGGCCAAGAACGCGCAGGAAGCGCATGAAGCGATCCGCCCGACCGATCTGTCGCGCCGACCCGCCGAGATGCGCCGGCGCCTCGATACCGATCAGGCCAAGCTTTATGAGCTGATATGGATCCGCACCATCGCGAGCCAGATGGAATCGGCAGAACTCGAACGCACCACCGTGGATATCGCGGCGAAAGCCGGCTCCCGTGTGCTGGAACTGCGTGCTAGCGGCCAGGTCATCAAGTTCGACGGCTTCCTCGCGCTCTACCAGGAGGGCAAGGACGACGACGGCGATGACGAGGATTCCCGCCGCCTCCCCGCCATGAGCCAGGGCGAAGCCTTGAAGCGGCAGAACCTCGCCGTCACCCAGCACTTCACCGAACCGCCGCCGCGCTTCTCTGAAGCCTCGCTGGTGAAGCGGATGGAAGAACTCGGCATCGGCCGTCCCTCGACCTATGCCTCGATCCTGCAGGTCCTGAAGGACCGGGGCTATGTCAAGCTCGAGAAGAAGCGGCTGCATGGCGAGGACAAGGGCCGCGTCGTGGTCGCGTTCCTGGAAAATTTCTTCGCACGCTATGTGGAGTATGACTTCACCGCGGCGCTGGAAGAACAGCTCGACCGCATTTCCAATAACGAGATTTCCTGGCAGCAGGTGCTGAAGGAATTCTGGATCGGCTTCATCGGCGCGGTCAACGACATCAAGGATCTCCGCGTCGCCGAAGTGCTGGACGCCCTCGATGACATGCTGGGACCGCACATCTACCCCGCCCGCGCCGATGGCGGCGACATCAGGCAGTGCCCGACCTGCGGCACCGGCAGGCTCAATTTGAAGGCCGGCAAGTTCGGCGCCTTCGTCGGCTGCTCGAACTATCCGGAATGCCGCTACACCCGGCCGTTGGCCGCCGACTCTGAGGCAAGCGCCGATCGCGTTCTCGGCAAGGACCCGGAGACCGATCTCGACGTGACGGTGAAGGCCGGACGCTTCGGCCCTTACATCCAACTCGGCGAACAGAAAGACTATGCCGAGGGCGAAAAGCCGCGGCGCGCCGGCATCCCGAAGAATATGTCGCCCGGCGACATGGAACTCGATCTGGCCCTGAAGCTATTGTCGCTGCCGCGTGAAATCGGAAAACATCCGGAAACCGGCGAGCCGATCACCGCCGGCATCGGCCGCTTTGGCCCGTTCGTGCGTCACGAAAAGACCTATGCGAGTCTGGAAGCCGGCGACGAGGTGTTCGATATCGGGCTCAATCGCGCAGTGACGCTGATCGCCGAGAAGATCGCCAAGGGACCGAGCGGCCGCCGCTTTGGCGCCGACCCGGGCAAGCCGCTGGGCGAGCATCCGAGCCTCGGCGGCGTTGCTGTCAAGAACGGACGCTATGGCGCCTACGTCACCGCCGGCGGCGTCAACGCGACGATCCCGAGCGACAAGACGCCCGAGACGATCACGCTCGCCGAGGCGATCGCGCTGATCGATGAGCGCGCCGCCAAGGGCGGCGGCAAGCCGAAGCGCGGCGCCAAGAAGGCTGCGCCAAAGAAAGCTGCCGCGAAAACTGCCGTTTCCGATGCGCCAAAGCCTGCCAAGAAGACGGCAGCGAAGAAAGCAGTAGTGAAGCCGAAATCGGAAGCCGTCAGCAAGGCGCGCGCTCCGGTCGCATCCGCCGCCAAGACATCGGCGGCGAAGCCTGCACCCAAGACGCCTGCGAAAAAGAGCGCGGGCAAGGTCCGGGGATAA
- the plsY gene encoding glycerol-3-phosphate 1-O-acyltransferase PlsY translates to MSDAFLVVALLIGYLLGSIPFGLVLTKLAGTQDLRSIGSGNIGATNVLRTGRKGLAAATLIGDALKGTVAVIIAGYYGGANAAMLAALGAFLGHLFPIWLKFQGGKGVATYIGVLIGLFWPAAVMFCLIWLATALTTRYSSLSALVAAFVTPLFLWWFGHPALASLFVVLTLLLFWKHGENIKRLQAGTEGRIGAR, encoded by the coding sequence ATGTCTGACGCATTCCTCGTCGTCGCCTTGCTGATCGGCTATCTGCTCGGCTCGATCCCGTTTGGCCTGGTATTGACCAAACTGGCCGGCACGCAGGATCTGCGCTCGATCGGCTCCGGCAATATCGGCGCGACCAACGTGCTGCGCACCGGCCGCAAGGGCCTCGCCGCGGCGACGCTAATCGGCGACGCACTCAAGGGCACGGTCGCCGTCATCATCGCGGGCTATTACGGCGGCGCCAATGCGGCGATGCTGGCGGCGCTCGGCGCCTTCCTCGGCCACCTCTTCCCGATCTGGCTGAAATTCCAGGGCGGCAAGGGCGTGGCAACCTATATCGGTGTGCTGATCGGCCTGTTCTGGCCGGCGGCCGTGATGTTCTGCCTGATCTGGTTAGCTACCGCCCTCACCACGCGCTATTCGTCGCTGTCGGCGCTGGTTGCCGCGTTTGTCACCCCGCTGTTCCTGTGGTGGTTCGGCCACCCCGCACTGGCGTCGCTATTCGTGGTGCTGACGCTGCTGTTGTTCTGGAAGCACGGCGAAAACATCAAGCGCTTGCAGGCGGGGACTGAGGGGCGGATCGGGGCGAGGTAG
- a CDS encoding winged helix-turn-helix transcriptional regulator, whose product MRPEHKKVPAFPPGPHLDSDCRGAASVLARVGDKWSVFVIMMLGDGPKRFNEIKRMINGISQRMLTLTLRGLERDGLVTRTVFPTIPPRVDYELTDLGRGLSAPVQALGRWAIEHQPEIQRARTTFDARNSEA is encoded by the coding sequence ATGAGACCCGAGCACAAAAAAGTGCCTGCCTTTCCACCCGGTCCCCACCTCGACAGTGACTGCCGCGGCGCGGCCTCCGTCTTGGCGCGGGTCGGCGACAAATGGAGCGTATTCGTGATCATGATGCTTGGCGATGGCCCGAAGCGGTTCAACGAGATCAAGCGTATGATCAACGGTATCTCGCAGCGGATGCTGACGCTGACGCTGCGAGGCCTCGAACGGGATGGTCTCGTGACGCGAACGGTGTTTCCGACCATTCCGCCGCGGGTCGACTACGAACTGACCGATCTGGGGCGTGGCCTGTCCGCGCCGGTGCAGGCGCTGGGCAGGTGGGCGATTGAGCATCAGCCGGAAATCCAACGTGCGCGGACGACGTTCGACGCACGCAACAGCGAGGCCTGA
- a CDS encoding dihydroorotase: MLTDRRPILLANARVVDPSRDFDGPGDVLIADGTIRDSKRGIGAAGVPEGTDIVNCAGKIVAPGLIDMRAFVGEPGASHRETFASASQAAAAGGITTIICQPDTSPVIDNSATVDFVLRRARDTAIVNIHPMAALTKGLGGLEMTEIGLLKAAGAVAFTDGDKSVTNAQVMRRALTYARDFDALIVHHTEDPDLVGEGVMNEGEFAARLGLVGIPNAAEAVMLERDMRLVALTGGRYHAASLSSLESLEILKRARDAGLDVSASVSINHVTLNENDIGPYRTFLKLSPPLRTEEDRLALVAAVASGLVDIVMSDHNPQDVEVKRLPFAEAAAGAVGLQTMLPAALRLVHNGEMDFKTLIRAMSTRPAELLGLPGGTLRAGSPADVIVIDPDTPWVLDPADLKSQCKNTPFDEARFSGRVVRTIVSGRTVYEHV; the protein is encoded by the coding sequence ATGCTGACTGATCGACGCCCCATTCTGCTCGCCAATGCCCGCGTCGTCGATCCGTCCAGGGATTTCGACGGCCCCGGTGACGTCCTGATTGCCGACGGCACGATCCGCGACTCCAAGCGCGGCATCGGCGCCGCCGGCGTCCCCGAAGGCACCGACATCGTCAATTGCGCCGGCAAGATCGTCGCCCCCGGGCTGATCGACATGCGCGCCTTTGTCGGCGAGCCCGGCGCCAGCCACCGCGAGACGTTTGCCTCCGCCAGCCAGGCGGCTGCCGCAGGCGGCATCACCACCATCATCTGCCAGCCGGATACCTCGCCGGTCATCGACAATTCGGCGACGGTCGACTTCGTGCTGCGCCGTGCCCGCGACACCGCGATCGTCAATATCCACCCGATGGCCGCATTGACCAAGGGCCTGGGCGGCCTGGAGATGACCGAGATCGGGCTATTGAAAGCCGCCGGCGCGGTGGCCTTCACCGATGGCGACAAGAGCGTGACCAATGCGCAGGTGATGCGCCGCGCGCTGACCTATGCCCGCGATTTCGACGCGCTGATCGTGCACCACACCGAGGACCCGGATCTGGTCGGCGAAGGCGTAATGAACGAGGGCGAGTTCGCCGCGCGGCTCGGCCTGGTCGGCATTCCCAACGCCGCCGAAGCGGTGATGCTGGAGCGCGACATGCGCCTCGTGGCGCTGACCGGCGGGCGCTATCACGCCGCCTCGCTGTCCTCGCTGGAGTCGCTGGAAATCCTCAAGCGCGCCCGCGATGCCGGCCTCGATGTCAGCGCCTCCGTGTCGATCAACCACGTCACCCTGAACGAAAACGATATCGGCCCCTACCGCACCTTCCTGAAGCTGTCGCCGCCGCTGCGCACCGAGGAGGACCGCCTCGCGCTGGTCGCAGCCGTCGCCTCCGGCCTGGTCGACATCGTGATGTCCGATCACAATCCGCAGGACGTCGAGGTCAAGCGGCTGCCGTTCGCTGAAGCGGCTGCCGGCGCGGTCGGGCTGCAGACCATGCTGCCGGCGGCGCTGCGGCTCGTTCATAATGGCGAGATGGACTTCAAGACGCTGATCCGGGCGATGTCGACCCGCCCGGCCGAACTGCTGGGCCTCCCCGGCGGCACGCTACGGGCCGGTTCCCCAGCCGACGTGATCGTGATCGACCCCGATACGCCCTGGGTGCTCGATCCCGCCGACCTCAAATCGCAGTGCAAGAACACGCCGTTCGATGAAGCCCGCTTCTCGGGACGCGTCGTGCGTACTATCGTGAGCGGGCGGACGGTCTATGAACATGTCTGA
- a CDS encoding winged helix-turn-helix transcriptional regulator, which yields MVKRTSFEHDVCPIARSLDAIGDWWSMLIIREALLGASRFGEFQKGLGLAKNILTVRLRALIDQGILKTVPASDGSAYQEYVLTPKGRGVFPILVALRQWSEAFDERPEEITTILVDKEKGRPVRKLELYSQDGRLLGPGDTALKPRTARKQGKRVTA from the coding sequence ATGGTGAAACGGACCAGCTTTGAGCACGACGTTTGCCCGATCGCGCGCTCGCTGGATGCGATTGGCGACTGGTGGTCGATGCTGATCATTCGCGAGGCGCTGCTCGGGGCCAGCCGCTTCGGCGAATTCCAGAAAGGACTGGGGCTGGCCAAGAACATTCTCACGGTGCGGCTGCGCGCGCTGATCGACCAGGGCATCCTGAAGACCGTGCCCGCCTCCGACGGCAGCGCGTATCAGGAATATGTACTGACGCCGAAGGGGCGCGGCGTCTTCCCGATCCTGGTCGCCTTGCGGCAATGGAGCGAGGCGTTCGACGAACGTCCGGAGGAGATCACCACTATCCTGGTCGACAAGGAAAAGGGCCGGCCGGTCCGCAAGCTCGAACTCTATTCGCAGGACGGACGGCTGTTGGGACCGGGAGATACGGCGTTAAAGCCGCGGACGGCCAGGAAGCAAGGCAAGCGCGTTACGGCGTAG
- a CDS encoding FMN-dependent NADH-azoreductase, with product MKLLHIDSSVLGPHSVSRQVSAAIVNRLRQSTPGLEVSYRDLTLSPLAHLTGLHLAAGQGGAPEASLRADIAAGQAVLEEFLAADVVVLGAPMYNFTIPSQLKAWIDRILVAGKTFKYSAQGAEGLAGNKRVIVAISRGGFYGPDTPAAVGEHLETYLRWVFGFMGIKNPEFISADGIQVGPEHRKKAVAGALKAAGDLNAA from the coding sequence ATGAAACTTCTGCACATCGACTCCAGCGTTCTCGGCCCCCACTCCGTCAGCCGCCAGGTTTCCGCGGCAATCGTCAACCGGCTGCGCCAATCCACCCCCGGCCTCGAAGTCAGCTACCGCGATCTCACGCTTTCGCCATTGGCGCATCTCACCGGCTTACACCTCGCCGCTGGCCAGGGTGGCGCCCCGGAAGCATCGCTGCGCGCGGATATCGCCGCCGGTCAGGCTGTGCTGGAAGAGTTTCTGGCCGCCGACGTCGTCGTGCTCGGCGCGCCGATGTACAATTTCACCATCCCAAGCCAGCTCAAGGCCTGGATCGACCGCATCCTGGTCGCGGGCAAGACGTTCAAATACTCAGCGCAAGGCGCCGAAGGTCTGGCCGGCAACAAGCGCGTCATCGTCGCGATCTCGCGCGGCGGCTTTTACGGCCCGGACACACCGGCCGCCGTCGGCGAGCACCTGGAAACCTATTTGCGCTGGGTGTTCGGCTTCATGGGAATCAAGAATCCGGAATTCATTTCCGCCGACGGTATCCAGGTCGGTCCCGAGCATCGCAAAAAAGCCGTGGCCGGCGCGCTGAAAGCCGCAGGCGATCTGAACGCCGCCTGA